One window from the genome of Terrimicrobium sacchariphilum encodes:
- a CDS encoding EamA family transporter produces the protein MIHSSISLALVAALGYTLAALFLKSSLQRGANAAQVNFAANLAMGLVVQPLWFFQGPAAGPPLWQPLVCATTFFLGQIFTFAALSRGDVSVATPMMGTKIILVTAMNALVFGQAISQRWWWAAAIASISIWLLAGVAPKGKHHDVLLTALLALVSAFFFSLTDVLVQHWAAAADELEFLPTMFLWTAILSSFFYLAMDRSALKPPRAVMPSLTMGAALLGLQAGLMFLALTWSHDATGANVLYSSRSIWSVVIAWSGGHLLGLKDVEAGLPVMLSRLAGALLLFGAIILILL, from the coding sequence ATGATTCACTCGAGCATCAGCCTCGCGCTGGTCGCCGCGCTTGGCTACACGCTGGCCGCATTGTTCCTGAAGTCCTCGTTGCAACGGGGAGCCAACGCCGCGCAGGTGAACTTTGCCGCCAATCTGGCAATGGGGCTGGTGGTTCAGCCCTTGTGGTTTTTTCAGGGACCGGCGGCAGGTCCGCCGCTCTGGCAGCCCCTGGTGTGCGCGACCACGTTTTTCCTAGGACAGATTTTCACCTTTGCCGCGCTGTCTCGTGGCGATGTTTCGGTGGCGACGCCGATGATGGGGACCAAGATCATTCTGGTTACGGCCATGAACGCACTGGTGTTTGGCCAGGCAATCAGCCAGCGCTGGTGGTGGGCGGCAGCCATTGCGTCGATATCGATCTGGTTGCTCGCGGGAGTTGCCCCCAAGGGAAAGCACCATGATGTGCTCCTCACGGCGTTGCTGGCGCTGGTATCGGCGTTTTTCTTTTCTCTCACCGATGTCCTGGTGCAGCACTGGGCAGCCGCAGCGGATGAGCTGGAGTTTCTGCCGACGATGTTTCTCTGGACCGCGATTCTTTCCTCATTCTTTTACCTCGCCATGGACCGATCGGCATTGAAGCCACCCCGTGCGGTGATGCCATCCCTCACGATGGGAGCCGCTTTACTGGGGCTGCAGGCCGGGCTCATGTTCCTGGCCCTGACGTGGTCGCATGACGCGACGGGCGCGAATGTCCTCTACAGCTCCCGGAGCATCTGGAGTGTCGTGATCGCCTGGTCGGGAGGGCATCTTCTGGGGCTCAAGGACGTGGAGGCGGGGTTGCCGGTGATGTTGAGCCGTCTGGCAGGAGCGCTCTTGCTCTTTGGAGCCATCATTCTCATTCTCCTCTAG
- the trpD gene encoding anthranilate phosphoribosyltransferase has protein sequence MLAQFTEQLRAGAAMTRPDIETVCSLLLDEGQSIPMRADFLRALEGKGATADEIASFVEVLLLRANSPAITPEGIIDVCGTGGDRHGLVNISTASMFVTAGCGIPVVKHGNRGVTSKSGGADVLEALGVRIDTAPEQAAEILERAGCVFLFAPRYHPTFKAIAPVRKLLAEEGTPTIFNLLGPLLNPAKPEFQLAGVFNPSLLPLYAEVFRLLGRHSAWAVHGESPEGGLDEVSTLGPTTVHRVEDGEIFQDQLDTEKLPIFPAVLTDLKGGGAEENARTVVEVLEGSGPVAIRQIIALNAACSLLVTGAEVQLDEAFRRAEESISAGRALESLNKLRRATN, from the coding sequence ATGCTGGCCCAATTTACCGAACAACTGCGCGCGGGCGCGGCGATGACTCGTCCCGATATCGAAACAGTCTGCTCGCTCCTCCTGGATGAGGGGCAGTCCATTCCCATGCGAGCCGATTTTCTTCGCGCCTTGGAGGGCAAGGGGGCTACAGCGGATGAAATCGCGTCGTTTGTCGAGGTGCTGCTTCTGCGGGCAAACTCCCCTGCGATCACTCCGGAGGGCATCATCGATGTTTGCGGGACGGGTGGAGATCGCCATGGCTTGGTCAATATTTCGACGGCTTCGATGTTCGTCACTGCGGGCTGCGGGATTCCGGTCGTGAAGCATGGCAATCGTGGCGTGACCTCAAAAAGTGGAGGTGCAGATGTGCTGGAGGCGCTCGGAGTGCGCATCGATACCGCTCCGGAGCAGGCTGCGGAGATCCTGGAGAGAGCTGGTTGCGTGTTCCTTTTCGCGCCGCGGTATCATCCCACCTTCAAGGCTATCGCTCCCGTGCGCAAACTCCTGGCAGAGGAGGGCACTCCCACCATTTTCAACCTGCTCGGGCCGCTTCTCAATCCCGCAAAGCCGGAGTTTCAGCTCGCCGGGGTTTTCAATCCCAGCCTGCTTCCGCTCTACGCGGAGGTCTTCCGGCTTCTCGGTCGCCACAGCGCCTGGGCGGTGCATGGCGAATCACCCGAGGGCGGCCTCGACGAAGTATCCACTCTGGGACCGACGACGGTTCACCGCGTGGAGGATGGCGAGATTTTTCAGGATCAGCTCGATACTGAAAAACTACCCATCTTCCCAGCAGTATTGACCGACCTGAAGGGCGGAGGCGCGGAGGAAAATGCCCGTACGGTGGTCGAGGTGCTGGAGGGTTCCGGTCCCGTTGCGATCCGTCAGATCATCGCCCTGAATGCTGCGTGTTCCCTGCTGGTGACGGGGGCCGAGGTGCAACTCGACGAGGCCTTCCGCCGGGCGGAGGAGTCGATATCCGCCGGGCGGGCTCTGGAGTCGCTGAACAAGCTGCGCCGCGCCACCAACTGA
- a CDS encoding lysylphosphatidylglycerol synthase transmembrane domain-containing protein: MTPKLPPGNESAAPRIEAPSLLHHLMTVLQVAVTLGLLWWLFHDEQRRITIWKALTTADWRWMILAVAAAGVCEFFGILRWQLFLRMLHIEVPLKEITRLFFIGAFFNQFLPGTTGGDVVRVIFLMRDHPEHKTEGFLSVAVDRVLAIFVLVIIGLIFAWTRSAWFAQSFAVGNMMKIFAITLFVMATALIASFILTKRSLVSRLPRRFPFRSYLIKLSKIWQLCIENRREAILGTIYTVPMLFAYFMAFCFAAKAFTNQVSFWDMTSIMPLVTAISSLPISLNGIGLREAFLDNLLQELCHTPAGIGTTISIAGMAVYLLWGLLGGVFYLERIKRRYNPVPPTD, encoded by the coding sequence ATGACGCCAAAGCTTCCTCCAGGCAACGAGTCAGCCGCGCCTCGCATTGAGGCGCCATCGCTGTTGCATCATCTCATGACCGTCCTCCAGGTGGCGGTCACCCTCGGCCTCCTCTGGTGGCTCTTTCACGACGAGCAGCGTCGTATCACCATCTGGAAGGCCCTCACCACGGCCGACTGGAGGTGGATGATCCTCGCCGTCGCCGCCGCGGGTGTTTGCGAGTTCTTCGGCATCCTTCGCTGGCAGCTTTTCCTCCGCATGCTCCATATCGAGGTGCCCCTGAAGGAAATCACCCGCCTCTTCTTCATCGGCGCGTTTTTCAACCAGTTCCTCCCCGGCACCACCGGGGGCGATGTGGTGCGGGTGATATTTCTCATGCGTGACCACCCGGAACACAAAACCGAGGGTTTCCTCAGCGTGGCTGTCGACCGGGTACTGGCCATCTTCGTCCTTGTTATCATCGGCCTGATCTTTGCCTGGACGCGCTCCGCCTGGTTTGCCCAGAGCTTCGCTGTCGGCAACATGATGAAGATTTTCGCGATCACGCTTTTTGTCATGGCCACTGCGCTCATCGCCTCATTCATCCTGACCAAACGCAGCCTCGTCAGCCGCCTGCCCCGTCGCTTCCCCTTTCGATCCTACCTCATCAAGCTCTCAAAGATCTGGCAGCTCTGTATCGAAAATCGTCGCGAGGCCATTCTCGGCACGATCTATACGGTGCCAATGCTCTTCGCCTACTTTATGGCTTTCTGCTTCGCGGCCAAAGCCTTTACCAATCAGGTGAGTTTCTGGGACATGACCTCGATCATGCCGCTGGTGACCGCCATTTCCTCTCTCCCCATCAGCCTCAATGGCATCGGCCTGCGCGAGGCCTTCCTCGACAATCTCCTGCAGGAGCTCTGCCACACCCCCGCGGGCATCGGCACCACGATCTCCATCGCTGGCATGGCCGTGTACCTCCTCTGGGGCCTGCTCGGCGGCGTGTTTTACCTGGAGCGCATCAAGCGGCGCTACAATCCAGTCCCACCGACGGATTAA
- a CDS encoding succinate dehydrogenase/fumarate reductase iron-sulfur subunit produces the protein MNFTLRVWRQDGPTTSGRFEEYPAKNIPDEASFLEMLDIVNEELEKAGKESVQFDHDCREGICGMCSLTINGVPHGPGRGTTCQLYMRKFQDGDVITIEPFRVGAFPILRDLAVNRTALDKVIQAGGFITARTGSAPDANSVPIPKVIADESMDAAACIGCGACAAACPNSSAMLFVSAKAAHLGLLPQGKPESERRTVRMVRTMDDLGFGNCSNYYACEAVCPAGISASFIARLNRQYTSAAAREAVGATTI, from the coding sequence ATGAACTTCACTCTACGCGTCTGGAGACAGGACGGCCCGACTACTTCCGGTCGTTTCGAAGAATACCCGGCGAAAAACATCCCTGACGAAGCCTCCTTCCTGGAGATGCTCGATATCGTCAACGAGGAGCTGGAGAAGGCAGGCAAGGAATCGGTCCAGTTTGACCACGACTGCCGCGAAGGCATCTGCGGCATGTGCAGCCTGACCATCAATGGCGTGCCCCACGGCCCCGGCCGCGGCACGACCTGCCAGCTTTACATGCGCAAGTTCCAGGACGGCGACGTCATCACGATCGAGCCGTTCCGGGTCGGGGCTTTCCCGATCCTCCGCGACCTCGCCGTGAACCGCACCGCTCTCGACAAGGTGATCCAGGCCGGCGGTTTCATCACCGCTCGCACCGGCTCCGCGCCGGATGCGAATTCCGTACCGATCCCCAAAGTCATCGCCGACGAGTCGATGGACGCCGCCGCCTGTATCGGCTGTGGCGCCTGTGCCGCCGCCTGTCCGAACAGCTCCGCCATGCTCTTCGTCAGCGCCAAGGCAGCCCACCTCGGCCTCCTGCCCCAGGGCAAGCCCGAGAGCGAGCGCCGCACGGTCCGCATGGTCCGCACCATGGACGATCTCGGCTTCGGCAACTGCTCCAACTACTATGCCTGCGAGGCCGTCTGCCCCGCTGGCATCTCGGCGTCGTTCATCGCCCGCCTGAACCGCCAGTACACCAGTGCTGCGGCTCGCGAAGCGGTCGGTGCGACCACCATCTGA
- a CDS encoding fumarate reductase/succinate dehydrogenase flavoprotein subunit, translating into MSIDAKIPAGPLDKKWSSYKNTAKIISPANKRKFKIIIVGSGLAGASAAATLGEQGFNVECFCYQDSPRRAHSIAAQGGINAAKNYQNDGDSTFRLFYDTIKGGDFRAREANVYRLAEVSANIIDQCVAQGVPFAREYGGLLANRSFGGAQVSRTFYARGQTGQQLLIGAYQGLEAQVAAGTVKMYSRTEMLDLVLVDGHAKGIIVRDMVTGEIRAHAADTVLLCTGGYGNVFYLSTNAKGCNVTATYRAYKKGAYFANPCYTQIHPTCIPVSGDYQSKLTLMSESLRNDGRVWVPKRKEDCGKAPSEIPEDARDYYLERKYPSYGNLAPRDISSRSAKEVCDEGRGVGPGGLGVYLDFGDAIKRLGQKVVAERYGNLFEMYENITGESAYERPMRIFPAVHYTMGGLWVDYNLMSNIPGLHVLGEANFSDHGANRLGASALMQGLADGYFVIPYTIGDYLNTQFGKAKPDVNSAPFQDALAAVKARTGQLLSIKGSRTVDSFHRELGHIMWDNCGMARTKESLTEALDKIPKLREEFWKNVNVLGKGETLNQSLEKAGRVADFLEFGELLCRDALQRNESCGGHFRSEYQTPDGEALRDDEHYAHVACWKFEGENATPTRLEEPLSYETVKLATRSYK; encoded by the coding sequence ATGAGCATTGACGCCAAGATTCCCGCCGGACCGCTCGACAAAAAGTGGTCCTCTTACAAGAACACCGCAAAGATCATCAGCCCGGCGAACAAGCGGAAGTTCAAGATCATCATCGTAGGCAGCGGACTGGCCGGAGCCTCCGCCGCCGCCACCCTCGGCGAGCAGGGCTTCAACGTTGAGTGCTTCTGCTACCAGGACAGCCCCCGTCGCGCTCACTCCATCGCAGCGCAAGGCGGCATCAATGCGGCCAAGAACTATCAGAACGACGGCGACAGCACGTTCCGTCTCTTCTACGACACGATCAAGGGCGGTGACTTCCGCGCTCGTGAGGCCAATGTCTACCGTCTCGCCGAGGTCAGCGCGAACATCATCGACCAGTGCGTCGCCCAGGGTGTTCCCTTTGCCCGCGAATACGGCGGCCTCCTCGCCAACCGCTCCTTCGGCGGTGCACAGGTCTCGCGTACCTTCTACGCTCGCGGCCAGACCGGCCAGCAGCTCCTGATCGGTGCCTACCAGGGCCTCGAGGCCCAGGTTGCCGCCGGTACGGTGAAGATGTACTCCCGCACCGAGATGCTCGATCTCGTGCTCGTCGACGGCCATGCCAAGGGCATCATCGTCCGCGATATGGTGACCGGAGAGATCCGCGCCCATGCCGCCGACACCGTGCTCCTCTGCACGGGCGGCTACGGCAACGTCTTCTATCTCTCGACCAACGCCAAGGGTTGTAACGTCACCGCAACCTACCGCGCCTACAAGAAGGGCGCGTACTTCGCAAACCCCTGCTACACGCAGATCCACCCGACCTGCATCCCGGTGAGCGGCGACTATCAGTCGAAGCTCACCCTCATGAGCGAATCGCTCCGCAACGACGGTCGTGTGTGGGTGCCCAAGCGCAAGGAAGACTGCGGCAAGGCTCCCTCCGAAATCCCGGAGGACGCCCGCGACTACTACCTCGAGCGCAAATATCCGAGCTACGGCAACCTCGCCCCGCGTGACATTTCCTCCCGCAGTGCGAAGGAAGTCTGCGACGAAGGCCGCGGTGTCGGCCCCGGCGGACTCGGCGTGTACCTCGACTTTGGCGACGCCATCAAGCGCCTCGGCCAGAAAGTCGTGGCGGAACGCTACGGCAACCTCTTCGAGATGTACGAAAACATCACCGGAGAGAGCGCCTACGAGCGCCCGATGCGTATCTTCCCCGCCGTGCACTACACGATGGGCGGCCTCTGGGTTGACTACAACCTGATGAGCAACATCCCGGGTCTGCACGTCCTCGGCGAAGCCAACTTCTCCGATCACGGCGCGAACCGCCTCGGCGCCTCCGCCCTCATGCAGGGCCTGGCCGACGGCTACTTCGTCATCCCGTACACCATCGGCGATTACCTGAACACGCAGTTCGGCAAGGCCAAGCCCGACGTCAACAGCGCCCCGTTCCAGGACGCCCTGGCAGCCGTCAAGGCCCGCACCGGCCAGCTCCTCAGCATCAAGGGCAGCCGCACGGTCGACAGCTTCCACCGCGAACTCGGCCACATCATGTGGGACAACTGCGGCATGGCTCGCACCAAGGAGAGCCTCACCGAGGCCCTCGACAAGATTCCCAAGCTCCGCGAGGAATTCTGGAAGAACGTCAACGTGCTCGGCAAGGGCGAGACCCTGAATCAGTCGCTCGAAAAGGCCGGCCGTGTGGCCGACTTCCTTGAGTTCGGCGAACTCCTCTGCCGCGACGCCCTCCAGCGCAATGAATCCTGCGGCGGTCACTTCCGCTCGGAGTACCAGACTCCGGACGGCGAAGCCCTGCGCGATGACGAGCACTACGCTCACGTCGCCTGCTGGAAATTCGAGGGCGAAAACGCCACCCCGACCCGCCTGGAAGAGCCGCTCTCCTACGAGACGGTGAAACTCGCCACCCGCAGCTACAAGTAA
- a CDS encoding succinate dehydrogenase cytochrome b subunit: MSASSATSTAGIPIHEALCRWVFSSIGKKTIVAVTGILLVLFVTGHMLGNFTIYFGPDLINAYAKHLRDLGPFLWVIRLGLLATVFLHIFFTMLLWKENAVARPQKYAVGDPIKTTVFARTMRLTGLIVLAFVVFHLAHFTLLIFNPSWAHLDTELHGETVHDVYRMVVLGFSNPVVSAFYIISLGLLAFHLSHGIGSLFQTLGVTSRKMRPVYEAIARVYAWALFVGYSSIPISILIFGLGKNTIK, translated from the coding sequence ATGTCCGCTTCCTCTGCTACGTCTACGGCTGGCATCCCGATCCATGAGGCATTATGCCGATGGGTCTTTTCCTCTATTGGGAAAAAAACGATCGTCGCCGTAACCGGAATCCTTCTCGTCCTGTTCGTTACCGGGCACATGCTCGGCAACTTCACCATCTACTTTGGCCCGGATCTCATCAATGCCTACGCCAAGCACCTCCGCGACCTGGGGCCGTTCCTCTGGGTGATTCGCCTCGGGCTGCTGGCCACGGTCTTCCTGCACATCTTTTTCACGATGCTGCTGTGGAAGGAAAACGCCGTCGCCCGCCCGCAGAAGTATGCCGTGGGCGACCCGATCAAGACGACGGTCTTCGCCCGCACGATGCGCCTCACCGGCCTCATCGTCCTGGCCTTCGTGGTCTTCCATCTCGCGCACTTCACCCTGCTGATCTTCAATCCCAGCTGGGCGCACCTCGATACCGAGCTGCACGGTGAAACGGTGCACGACGTCTACCGCATGGTAGTCCTCGGGTTCAGCAACCCGGTCGTCAGTGCGTTCTACATCATCTCCCTGGGGCTCCTCGCCTTCCACCTCAGCCACGGCATCGGCAGCCTCTTCCAGACGCTCGGCGTGACCAGCCGCAAGATGCGTCCGGTTTATGAAGCAATCGCCCGCGTCTATGCGTGGGCGCTGTTCGTCGGTTACTCCTCCATCCCCATCTCCATCCTCATCTTTGGACTGGGCAAGAACACGATCAAATGA
- a CDS encoding CCA tRNA nucleotidyltransferase, which translates to MEAEATEIIRILREAGHIAYFAGGCVRDRLLGKAPVDFDIATDATPERVQEIFPRTVPVGAQFGVVLVVSRGEEYQVATFRADGAYIDGRHPEGVVYTTAEGDASRRDFTINGLFYDPIVQQVLDYVGGEADLQLRLLRAIGEPRKRFEEDRLRILRGVRFGATLAFDIEPATWEAIREYAPRIHDVSAERIREELVKIFLSPRRVAGFDLLDASGLLDELLPEITAMKGCDQPPEFHPEGDVYVHTRIMLDMLPEEVSLPLVFGVLFHDIGKVPTRQVDPTGRIRFNGHETVSARMTDAIMRRLKFSNDEIEATIEIVQHHMTFKDVQNMRVARLKRFMARPTFIDELELHRVDCQSSHGMLDNYHFLLAKEQEFANEPLIPEPLINGRDLIALGWTPGPVFKQVLEAVETLQLEGQLTSREEALAWVRDHQSKDLPK; encoded by the coding sequence ATGGAAGCCGAAGCCACCGAGATCATCCGCATCCTGCGCGAAGCCGGGCATATTGCCTATTTCGCGGGCGGCTGCGTACGCGACCGGCTGCTCGGCAAGGCGCCGGTGGACTTTGACATCGCCACGGATGCGACGCCGGAACGCGTGCAGGAGATTTTTCCCCGCACCGTGCCAGTCGGGGCGCAGTTCGGCGTGGTCCTCGTGGTTTCCCGGGGTGAGGAATACCAGGTGGCGACGTTCCGGGCCGATGGCGCCTACATCGACGGACGTCATCCCGAGGGAGTCGTCTATACGACCGCCGAGGGCGACGCCTCGCGGCGCGATTTCACGATCAACGGCCTTTTTTACGATCCCATAGTCCAGCAGGTGCTGGATTACGTCGGCGGGGAGGCCGACCTCCAGCTCCGCCTCCTCCGCGCCATCGGGGAGCCGCGCAAGCGCTTCGAGGAGGATCGCCTGCGCATCCTGCGCGGAGTGCGGTTTGGCGCGACACTCGCTTTCGATATCGAGCCCGCCACCTGGGAGGCCATCCGCGAGTACGCGCCGCGCATCCATGATGTCAGCGCCGAACGCATCCGCGAGGAACTCGTGAAAATCTTCCTCTCCCCGCGCCGCGTTGCAGGCTTTGACCTGCTCGACGCCAGCGGCCTCCTGGACGAACTTCTACCCGAGATCACCGCGATGAAAGGCTGCGACCAGCCACCGGAGTTTCACCCGGAGGGTGACGTCTACGTCCACACCCGCATCATGCTGGACATGCTGCCGGAGGAGGTTTCGCTGCCTCTCGTCTTCGGTGTCCTCTTTCACGACATCGGCAAGGTGCCCACCCGGCAGGTCGATCCCACCGGACGCATCCGCTTCAATGGCCACGAGACGGTCAGCGCCCGCATGACGGATGCCATCATGCGTCGGCTGAAGTTTTCCAACGACGAGATCGAGGCAACGATCGAGATCGTCCAGCATCACATGACTTTCAAGGATGTGCAAAACATGCGGGTGGCACGCCTGAAGCGCTTCATGGCACGCCCGACCTTCATTGACGAACTCGAACTTCACCGCGTCGATTGCCAGAGCAGTCACGGCATGCTGGACAATTATCACTTCCTCCTCGCAAAAGAGCAGGAGTTTGCCAATGAACCGCTTATTCCGGAGCCGCTCATCAATGGTCGCGATTTGATCGCTCTAGGCTGGACACCGGGGCCGGTTTTCAAGCAAGTCCTAGAGGCGGTCGAAACCCTGCAACTCGAAGGTCAACTCACCTCGCGAGAGGAAGCCCTGGCATGGGTGCGCGACCATCAATCCAAAGACCTCCCCAAGTGA
- a CDS encoding NAD-dependent malic enzyme has product MSAAASLSSHEPHLPHGVELLRHPLLNKATAFSEEERDQLGLRGLLPPRVVNLELQVERVLAQLRCKSNDLEKYIFLSALQQRNETLFYKLLIDHLEETMPIIYTPTVGQACLEYGSILRHPRGLWITSNDRGRIASVLRNWPQTNVRVIVVTDGERILGLGDLGAYGMGIPVGKLALYSACAGVHPSECLPITIDVGTENPRFLDDPFYIGLPQKRVRGEAYEALMDEFIAATQEVFPGCLVQFEDFANHNAFTLLEKWRDRICCFNDDIQGTAAVAVAGLIAASKETGKPLTDQTVLFLGAGEAGTGIAGLFVRALVEAGMSEAEARKRCWFVDSKGLLVAGRDTKLPSHKAPYAHEAPQAATLAEAVERIRPTALIGVAGIGPAFTPEILQRMGEYNHRPIIFALSNPTSKAECTPVQAYEATGGRAIYASGSPFAQVEIGGRTFRPGQGNNVYIFPGVGLGVLAANTPTVTDTMFLAAARALAAETTPEDLAQGCVYPKLTRIREVSLKVAQATVVEATRLGLARNDLGATPEDAISALMFQPSYPTLVTD; this is encoded by the coding sequence ATGTCCGCTGCTGCTTCGCTCTCTTCTCATGAGCCGCACCTTCCGCATGGTGTGGAGCTCCTTCGCCACCCCCTTTTGAACAAAGCCACCGCCTTCAGCGAGGAGGAGCGGGATCAGCTCGGCCTACGCGGGCTCCTGCCGCCCCGCGTGGTCAATCTGGAACTGCAGGTCGAGCGCGTGCTGGCCCAGCTCCGCTGCAAGTCGAACGACCTGGAGAAATACATCTTCCTCTCCGCGCTCCAGCAGCGGAACGAAACCCTCTTTTACAAGCTGCTGATCGACCACTTGGAGGAGACGATGCCGATCATCTACACCCCGACCGTCGGCCAGGCCTGCCTGGAATACGGCAGCATCCTGCGCCATCCGCGCGGCCTGTGGATCACCAGCAACGATCGCGGGCGCATCGCGTCCGTCCTGCGCAACTGGCCACAAACCAATGTCCGCGTCATCGTCGTCACCGACGGTGAGCGCATCCTCGGCCTCGGCGATCTTGGCGCCTACGGCATGGGCATCCCCGTCGGCAAGCTCGCTCTCTACTCCGCCTGCGCGGGAGTCCATCCCTCCGAGTGCCTGCCCATCACGATCGACGTCGGCACGGAGAATCCCCGCTTCCTAGATGACCCGTTTTACATCGGCCTACCGCAAAAGCGTGTACGCGGCGAAGCATACGAGGCGTTGATGGATGAATTCATCGCCGCGACGCAGGAGGTATTCCCCGGCTGTCTCGTTCAGTTCGAGGATTTTGCGAACCACAATGCCTTCACCCTGCTGGAAAAGTGGCGCGACCGCATCTGCTGCTTCAACGACGACATCCAGGGAACTGCCGCTGTCGCCGTGGCAGGTCTGATCGCCGCGAGCAAGGAAACCGGCAAGCCGCTGACGGACCAGACCGTCCTGTTCCTGGGCGCAGGCGAGGCGGGCACAGGCATCGCCGGATTGTTCGTCCGGGCCTTGGTTGAGGCGGGAATGTCCGAGGCCGAGGCGCGAAAACGCTGTTGGTTCGTCGACTCCAAGGGTCTCCTCGTGGCGGGACGCGATACCAAGCTTCCCTCTCATAAAGCGCCCTACGCCCACGAGGCTCCGCAGGCGGCCACCCTCGCCGAGGCTGTCGAGCGTATCCGCCCGACCGCGCTCATCGGTGTGGCCGGAATCGGGCCCGCCTTCACGCCCGAGATCCTGCAACGCATGGGCGAGTATAACCACCGTCCGATCATCTTTGCCCTCTCGAATCCCACCTCCAAGGCGGAATGCACTCCCGTGCAGGCCTACGAAGCCACCGGGGGACGCGCCATCTACGCGAGCGGCAGCCCGTTTGCCCAGGTGGAGATCGGCGGGCGAACCTTCCGACCAGGCCAGGGAAACAATGTCTATATCTTCCCGGGCGTCGGCCTGGGCGTCCTCGCCGCCAATACCCCGACCGTGACCGACACGATGTTCCTCGCCGCCGCACGAGCCCTCGCCGCGGAGACCACCCCCGAGGATCTCGCCCAGGGTTGCGTCTATCCGAAACTCACCCGCATTCGCGAAGTCTCGCTCAAGGTGGCTCAGGCTACCGTCGTGGAGGCCACCCGCCTCGGACTGGCCAGGAACGATCTCGGAGCGACTCCTGAGGACGCGATCTCCGCGCTGATGTTCCAGCCGTCCTATCCCACCCTCGTCACAGACTAG
- a CDS encoding SPFH domain-containing protein → MTFLAVAFVTFFFCLIAVPALMGLAEFFCLFAVVQERESQVFLLFGRVVGVLSEPGLHFLPLKIGPQSLLIRFFGGVRKVDMRIDQEYLRSQPVNSEEGTPMGIGVWYEMAVSDPVEYLFRNTDPRGSLRANVRNAAVRCLSNMPLQSLLEDRHSMSHRVRDEVSPKSIAWGYQLGSVYIRKVHFRDQQMIQQIEQKVVNRLRQVTSAIRQQGANQVAIIRSGAERTAAKEFAHAAAVRPYLVGKAIQEIAADREILNAVFEILETEKMLHGDVALTVIPPDKDGLLKRLLAAEEPAQSQVPPLPAAS, encoded by the coding sequence ATGACCTTTCTCGCCGTCGCCTTTGTCACCTTTTTCTTTTGCCTCATTGCCGTTCCCGCGCTGATGGGGCTGGCAGAGTTTTTCTGCCTCTTCGCCGTCGTCCAGGAGCGCGAATCCCAGGTGTTTCTGCTTTTCGGGCGGGTCGTGGGAGTGCTCTCCGAGCCCGGCCTGCACTTCCTGCCACTCAAGATCGGACCGCAAAGCCTGCTCATCCGGTTCTTCGGCGGCGTGCGCAAGGTCGACATGCGCATCGATCAGGAGTACCTCCGCAGCCAGCCGGTCAACTCCGAGGAGGGAACGCCCATGGGCATCGGCGTCTGGTACGAGATGGCTGTGTCCGACCCGGTGGAGTACCTCTTTCGCAATACCGATCCGCGCGGTTCCCTGCGCGCCAACGTCCGCAATGCCGCCGTGCGCTGCCTGAGCAACATGCCGCTGCAGAGCCTGCTTGAGGACCGCCACTCGATGAGCCACCGCGTGCGCGATGAGGTCTCGCCCAAGTCCATCGCCTGGGGATACCAGCTCGGCTCGGTCTACATCCGCAAGGTCCACTTCCGCGATCAGCAGATGATCCAGCAGATCGAGCAAAAGGTGGTCAACCGCCTCAGGCAGGTCACCTCCGCCATCCGCCAGCAGGGTGCCAACCAGGTCGCCATCATTCGCAGTGGAGCGGAGCGCACGGCTGCAAAGGAATTTGCCCACGCCGCCGCCGTACGCCCGTACCTCGTCGGCAAGGCCATTCAGGAAATCGCCGCCGACCGGGAGATCCTGAATGCGGTTTTTGAAATCCTCGAAACGGAAAAGATGCTTCACGGCGATGTCGCTCTGACCGTGATCCCGCCCGATAAAGACGGCCTGCTCAAGCGCCTGCTCGCCGCAGAGGAACCCGCTCAGTCTCAAGTGCCTCCGCTGCCAGCAGCCTCGTAG